A window from Candidatus Nitrospira neomarina encodes these proteins:
- a CDS encoding sigma-54-dependent Fis family transcriptional regulator, protein MIVDMTHSTDHLARYFYQTLLEVTNILNSQRNTEDLWKAITGHIKKVISWERAGITLYHSDIDAFRFYAVETSMPVVKLKCDAVIPREGSAMGWVYNHRRLHIRPHLQQNPIFLEDAFYHEEGLGRMINIPMIVGENCIGSLNIGSVESGDPDPENLLFLRQVATQIAFAIDHVRAYEQINHLKEQLTRENAYLLEEIKVTYDFGAMVGNSQKFKNVLDLAQAVAPTTTSVLIMGETGTGKELLARLLHELSPRNLKPFVRVNCAALPSGLVESELFGHEKGAFTGAETGRPGKFELANGGTLFLDEIGEMPIEAQAKLLRVLQDGIVERVGSIEGKAVDVRIIAATNSDLSKAIAEGRFRSDLYYRLHVFPIVVPPLRERLHDIPLLVRHFMEKNRLQFRRNCQEIDDRSMEMLVQYPWPGNVRELKNVIERAMILCQSSVMHVEDSLLQSPANDMDAMPPIQLKDVERTRILQALAACEWRIDGPLGAAKHLGLHPSTLRSRLKKFGIKRTLNNTPNRGVSV, encoded by the coding sequence ATGATAGTCGATATGACTCACTCAACCGATCACCTTGCCCGTTATTTCTATCAAACCCTGTTGGAAGTCACAAACATCTTAAATTCCCAACGGAATACGGAAGATCTGTGGAAAGCCATTACGGGACACATTAAAAAGGTGATCTCTTGGGAACGCGCGGGTATTACGCTGTATCATTCTGACATAGATGCTTTTCGGTTTTACGCGGTGGAAACGAGTATGCCGGTGGTGAAGTTGAAATGTGATGCCGTCATTCCTCGAGAAGGCAGTGCAATGGGATGGGTATATAATCATCGGCGTCTTCATATACGCCCCCATTTACAACAAAATCCCATATTTTTAGAAGATGCGTTTTATCACGAAGAGGGTCTGGGAAGAATGATCAATATTCCCATGATTGTTGGGGAAAATTGCATCGGATCTTTGAATATCGGCAGTGTTGAATCCGGGGATCCGGATCCGGAAAATCTCTTGTTTCTACGCCAAGTGGCGACCCAAATTGCCTTTGCCATTGATCATGTGCGGGCCTATGAACAGATCAATCACCTGAAGGAACAGCTCACCCGTGAAAATGCCTATCTTCTAGAAGAAATCAAAGTTACGTACGATTTTGGAGCGATGGTTGGAAATAGTCAAAAGTTTAAGAACGTGCTGGACCTGGCCCAGGCCGTTGCCCCGACCACGACCTCGGTGCTCATCATGGGGGAAACGGGAACGGGAAAAGAACTATTGGCGCGATTACTTCATGAATTGAGCCCCCGTAATTTAAAGCCTTTTGTTCGAGTCAATTGTGCGGCGTTACCTTCAGGTCTGGTGGAAAGTGAGCTCTTCGGTCATGAGAAAGGCGCGTTTACCGGTGCAGAGACTGGAAGACCCGGCAAATTTGAATTGGCCAATGGTGGCACCTTGTTTCTTGATGAAATCGGGGAGATGCCGATTGAAGCGCAGGCAAAACTCCTCAGGGTTTTACAAGATGGGATTGTGGAACGAGTAGGCAGTATCGAGGGGAAAGCCGTCGATGTGCGAATCATTGCCGCCACCAATAGCGATTTAAGCAAGGCGATTGCCGAAGGGCGTTTTCGTTCCGACTTATATTACCGACTGCATGTCTTTCCGATTGTGGTGCCACCTCTCCGGGAACGTTTGCATGATATTCCCCTGCTGGTGCGACATTTCATGGAAAAAAATCGGTTGCAGTTCAGACGAAACTGTCAGGAGATCGATGATCGTTCAATGGAAATGTTGGTTCAGTATCCATGGCCGGGTAATGTACGGGAACTGAAAAATGTGATTGAACGAGCCATGATTCTTTGCCAATCGTCCGTCATGCATGTGGAGGACTCACTGTTGCAGTCCCCGGCTAACGACATGGATGCCATGCCGCCCATTCAATTAAAAGACGTGGAACGCACTCGAATACTCCAAGCCTTAGCGGCGTGTGAATGGAGAATTGATGGACCATTAGGGGCAGCCAAGCATCTGGGGTTACATCCCAGCACCCTGAGAAGCCGATTGAAAAAATTCGGGATCAAGCGCACTCTGAATAACACACCCAATCGTGGAGTGTCTGTCTGA
- a CDS encoding sigma-54 interaction domain-containing protein produces the protein MEDKGFLSSTDSQVSKDSDQELKRTLHDLQERVKELTALHSTTQLFHNEDLSNQELLQRIADLIPPSWQYPEVTAARIRFGPLEITTPNFVGSPWTQREEFICRDGTTGEIEVVYLEERPTEVEGPFLQEERNLLHSLGEMIRLQLDRKRTQADLREAHDVLEQRVLDRTSDLTTANQLLSREVAQRKEAEEKLEDLIAEIQRNHDDLIAILNQLHIGTALTDRDGKVTFLSQAAQQLCGKGNFPQSGGSWQGLFSDPAYHAQIEDMVNRSPGERQEVLVRMSTVGGECTRWVNVDVRDDPRDPERKMFFLYDASEVQTLRQLLGETGKYQDLIGTSHSMQLVFQQIQDFSRVDSTILIEGETGTGKELVARAIHQASHRNEFPFIAVNCAGLTESLVASQLFGHKRGAFTGAVSDQQGLIEAAEGGTLFLDEIGDIPLTVQTSLLRVLQEWEITRLGESRLRKVNVRVLAATHHNLANDVSAGTFRADLLYRIRVGRVLLPPLRERREDIPLLISHFLNQYRATTGRPVEAVSDEALRLLMAYGWPGNVRELKHAIEFAVIRCPQTIIRPQDLPPEVLNQDERLLVAQSEDIPSSQDDDKEKILAALKQTGGNRSAAAKLLGIARLTLYRRMSRLGIPARRKTSSI, from the coding sequence ATGGAAGACAAAGGGTTCTTGTCATCTACCGATAGTCAAGTATCGAAGGATTCAGATCAAGAATTGAAGCGGACCTTGCACGATCTCCAGGAGCGTGTGAAGGAACTGACCGCACTCCATTCCACCACGCAATTGTTTCACAACGAAGATTTATCGAATCAGGAATTACTTCAACGCATTGCCGATCTCATTCCGCCTTCCTGGCAATACCCGGAAGTCACAGCCGCCCGGATTCGGTTTGGTCCTCTGGAAATAACGACACCTAATTTTGTGGGATCCCCGTGGACCCAGCGGGAAGAGTTTATTTGCCGAGATGGAACGACAGGTGAAATTGAAGTCGTGTATTTGGAGGAACGCCCGACGGAAGTTGAAGGCCCCTTCCTGCAAGAAGAGCGAAATTTATTGCACTCACTTGGAGAGATGATCCGGCTGCAGTTGGATCGGAAGCGGACGCAAGCCGACCTTCGTGAGGCGCATGATGTGCTGGAGCAGCGGGTGCTGGATAGAACTTCCGACCTGACGACGGCCAATCAATTACTGTCGCGGGAAGTGGCACAACGGAAAGAAGCCGAGGAGAAATTAGAGGACTTGATTGCGGAGATCCAGCGGAATCACGATGACCTCATTGCTATTTTAAATCAATTGCATATCGGGACTGCCCTGACCGACAGGGATGGAAAGGTGACCTTTCTGAGTCAGGCGGCCCAACAATTATGCGGAAAAGGAAATTTTCCTCAATCAGGTGGGTCCTGGCAAGGGTTGTTTAGCGATCCTGCCTATCATGCTCAAATAGAGGACATGGTGAATCGTTCTCCTGGTGAACGGCAGGAGGTCTTAGTGCGTATGTCTACGGTTGGTGGAGAGTGCACCCGGTGGGTCAATGTGGATGTCAGAGATGATCCACGAGACCCGGAACGGAAAATGTTTTTCCTGTACGATGCCTCGGAGGTGCAGACCCTTCGTCAACTATTGGGAGAGACGGGCAAATATCAGGATCTCATTGGCACCAGCCATTCAATGCAATTGGTTTTCCAGCAGATTCAGGATTTTTCCCGTGTGGATTCCACCATACTTATTGAGGGAGAGACCGGAACAGGCAAGGAACTGGTTGCTCGTGCCATTCACCAAGCCAGCCACCGCAATGAGTTTCCTTTTATCGCGGTGAATTGTGCGGGGTTGACGGAATCACTGGTCGCCAGCCAATTATTTGGACATAAGCGTGGGGCCTTCACAGGCGCCGTATCAGATCAGCAGGGATTGATCGAAGCCGCAGAAGGAGGAACGTTGTTTTTGGATGAAATCGGGGATATTCCGCTCACCGTCCAAACCAGTCTGCTTCGGGTTCTGCAAGAATGGGAAATTACCCGTCTTGGAGAATCTCGGCTCCGGAAAGTGAATGTTCGTGTGCTTGCGGCCACCCATCATAATCTTGCCAATGATGTCAGTGCGGGAACCTTCCGGGCTGACCTGTTGTATCGGATTCGGGTTGGAAGAGTGTTACTGCCTCCGCTGCGGGAACGACGGGAAGATATCCCTTTGTTAATCAGCCATTTTCTGAACCAATATCGGGCGACAACAGGAAGGCCTGTTGAGGCCGTGAGTGATGAAGCGCTCCGGCTGTTGATGGCCTATGGCTGGCCTGGAAATGTTCGCGAACTCAAGCATGCCATTGAATTTGCAGTCATTCGATGTCCTCAGACGATTATTCGGCCTCAAGATTTACCGCCAGAGGTGCTTAATCAGGATGAAAGGCTTCTCGTGGCACAATCTGAAGACATACCTTCAAGCCAGGATGATGATAAGGAGAAGATTCTCGCTGCATTGAAGCAGACGGGAGGGAACCGTTCAGCTGCCGCAAAGCTCCTTGGGATCGCACGCCTCACGTTGTATCGTCGCATGTCACGCCTCGGAATTCCTGCTCGCCGTAAAACGTCTTCTATTTGA
- a CDS encoding ATP-binding cassette domain-containing protein, whose amino-acid sequence MNPWALEIQHVSKQFPDGTYALQNIEWGVKEGETMALIGESGSGKTTFLRLLNRLIEPTTGTVVIQGEPASAQDPIQLRRRLGYVPQDGGLFPHWTIKQNVCLVPHLLGWTSEQQLERVDRLLSLVNLNPSQIAERYPIELSGGQRQRVAVARALAADPPIVLLDEPFGALDPLTRHDLQDQFLSLQARLQKTMVLVTHDMSEAFRLGDRITILKEGCIQQVGTPQQILHSPATPYVHLLVQHYHAHRG is encoded by the coding sequence ATGAATCCGTGGGCACTGGAAATCCAACATGTCAGCAAGCAATTCCCGGATGGCACCTATGCCCTTCAGAACATTGAATGGGGTGTGAAAGAAGGGGAAACCATGGCGCTGATTGGGGAAAGCGGATCAGGAAAAACCACCTTTTTGCGTCTTCTGAATCGGCTGATAGAACCAACGACCGGTACCGTCGTCATTCAAGGCGAGCCCGCCTCTGCACAGGATCCCATTCAACTTCGTCGACGCCTGGGATATGTCCCACAAGATGGCGGGCTTTTCCCTCACTGGACCATCAAGCAAAATGTCTGCCTCGTCCCTCATTTATTGGGATGGACATCGGAACAGCAACTCGAACGAGTCGACAGGCTCTTATCTCTCGTAAATCTGAATCCCTCGCAAATTGCCGAACGCTACCCCATTGAACTCTCGGGGGGACAGCGGCAACGCGTGGCTGTGGCACGTGCCCTGGCAGCCGATCCGCCCATCGTCCTGCTCGACGAACCATTTGGCGCATTAGATCCGCTTACCCGCCATGACCTGCAGGACCAATTTCTCTCCCTTCAAGCCCGATTGCAGAAAACCATGGTCCTGGTGACTCATGACATGTCAGAAGCCTTTAGGCTAGGCGACCGGATTACCATCCTCAAAGAAGGATGCATTCAGCAAGTCGGGACTCCACAACAAATTCTTCATTCACCGGCCACGCCCTATGTTCATTTGCTCGTTCAGCATTATCACGCTCATCGAGGCTAA
- a CDS encoding glycine betaine ABC transporter substrate-binding protein, which translates to MNTDRIRQRTRRASRGIVIGLLGLLYSLSLPVWASDTIVVGSKNFMESRLLAEMFAQLIEARTELTVTRRLGLAGTQVCFEALKTGGIDLYPEYTGTGLVTILGEPPMNDRVSVLNRVRTEFLHRWDIWWLAPLGFENSYALALRRDRAQTLGLRSISDLVRVAPHMKAGFGYEFIQREDGLAGLKKSYGLQFQEVIGMQQTLKYQATDKGEVDLLDVYTTDGRLAVYDFVVLKDDRQFFPPYEAAALVRGEILKRHPELGRVISLLTNAINPTRMRELNLRIQEQGEPVPQVAQNALRALDLVADNHGQPAASTDSSDSIFSYMWTKRSNLLMRTGEHLWLSGLGLFLGILVAIPLGLALERWRRGAEAIIRIIGMLQTIPSIALLAFMIPIFGVGALPAIMALWMYSLFPILRNTYSGLRDAAPNVVETGRALGMTEWQILRTIRLPLAAPTIMAGIRTSAIWTVGTATLAAFIGAGGLGVPIVAGLQLADVNLILSGALPATVLALSVDALLGRVEQWARPRGLEPAR; encoded by the coding sequence ATGAACACCGATCGTATCAGACAACGCACACGGAGGGCCTCCAGAGGAATCGTGATCGGACTTCTTGGGCTGCTCTATTCTCTTTCTCTGCCAGTTTGGGCCTCTGACACCATTGTGGTGGGATCCAAGAATTTTATGGAAAGCCGGCTCCTGGCGGAAATGTTCGCTCAACTCATTGAGGCCCGTACGGAATTAACCGTCACGCGTCGCCTCGGACTCGCCGGCACTCAAGTCTGTTTTGAGGCTTTAAAAACGGGAGGGATTGATCTTTATCCCGAATACACAGGAACAGGGCTCGTCACCATTCTGGGTGAACCGCCGATGAACGATCGAGTGTCGGTTTTAAACCGCGTTCGCACGGAGTTTCTTCACCGATGGGATATTTGGTGGCTGGCACCACTCGGATTTGAAAATTCTTATGCGCTAGCCCTTCGCCGTGATCGAGCACAAACCCTAGGACTCCGATCGATTTCGGATCTCGTGCGTGTCGCCCCTCACATGAAAGCCGGCTTTGGGTATGAATTTATCCAGCGAGAAGATGGATTGGCGGGGTTGAAAAAATCCTACGGCTTACAGTTTCAGGAAGTGATCGGCATGCAACAAACGTTGAAATATCAAGCCACAGATAAGGGAGAGGTTGACCTCTTAGATGTCTACACCACAGACGGACGCTTAGCCGTGTATGACTTTGTTGTCCTGAAAGATGATCGTCAGTTCTTCCCACCGTATGAGGCCGCAGCACTCGTTCGAGGAGAAATTCTCAAACGCCATCCGGAATTGGGACGGGTAATCAGTTTGCTCACCAATGCCATAAACCCAACACGCATGCGTGAATTAAATCTCAGAATTCAGGAACAGGGAGAACCGGTTCCCCAAGTAGCACAGAACGCCTTACGGGCACTCGATCTTGTGGCCGACAATCACGGCCAACCAGCCGCCAGCACGGATTCTTCCGATTCCATTTTCTCCTACATGTGGACCAAACGTTCTAATCTTCTAATGCGCACAGGAGAACATCTTTGGCTTTCCGGACTAGGGTTGTTCCTGGGAATACTGGTCGCCATTCCATTGGGACTGGCTCTCGAACGGTGGCGAAGAGGAGCGGAAGCGATCATCCGAATAATCGGCATGTTGCAAACGATTCCATCCATCGCACTTCTGGCCTTTATGATTCCAATATTCGGCGTAGGAGCGCTTCCCGCCATCATGGCTTTATGGATGTATTCGTTATTCCCCATTCTCCGAAATACCTATTCGGGGTTACGAGACGCAGCTCCAAATGTAGTGGAGACCGGGCGAGCCCTTGGCATGACGGAATGGCAAATTCTCCGCACGATTCGCCTTCCACTCGCCGCGCCGACCATCATGGCGGGCATTCGCACCTCTGCCATCTGGACCGTCGGGACTGCCACGCTGGCCGCCTTTATCGGGGCCGGAGGCTTGGGTGTCCCCATCGTGGCAGGGCTCCAGCTTGCGGACGTCAATTTGATATTATCCGGCGCCCTCCCCGCAACAGTGTTGGCCCTGTCGGTTGATGCTCTCTTGGGTCGTGTAGAACAATGGGCCCGGCCACGCGGCCTGGAACCGGCTCGATAA
- the egtD gene encoding L-histidine N(alpha)-methyltransferase — protein sequence MPSQTDPSITIDLPLTREDQDLIKTQITRGLQASPKTLPSKLFYDEQGSTLFEQICELPEYYQTRTEHQLLTNCAAEIVALSGAEELVELGSGAATKTRVLLDAMAKVDQLRYFVPFDVDEAIVRRVSEELVREYPGLHIHGVVGDFLVHLEHIPEGGKRLVVILGGTIGNLPAPAAQEFLSSVNFEMASGDYFLLGVQLITERSRLEAAYNDKQGITAKFNKNIIRVLGHHFGSQADLDSFDHIARYNNDEHRIEMWLRSREDQILDIQDLGLQVHLKQGEEIRTEISTKYDRPLAEALLAASGFALVKWYSDPDSLIGLALAKKP from the coding sequence ATGCCATCGCAAACAGATCCATCAATCACCATTGATCTTCCATTAACCAGAGAAGATCAGGACTTAATCAAAACCCAAATCACCCGCGGTCTGCAAGCAAGCCCCAAAACTCTGCCTTCAAAACTCTTTTATGACGAACAGGGATCAACCCTGTTCGAACAAATATGCGAATTGCCGGAATATTATCAAACACGGACCGAGCATCAGCTGCTCACCAATTGCGCCGCCGAAATTGTGGCTCTCAGCGGAGCAGAAGAACTTGTGGAATTAGGATCCGGCGCAGCCACAAAAACACGGGTACTCCTCGATGCCATGGCCAAAGTTGACCAACTGCGCTATTTCGTCCCCTTTGATGTCGATGAAGCCATTGTCCGACGAGTCTCCGAAGAACTGGTACGCGAGTACCCCGGTCTCCACATACATGGTGTGGTAGGAGACTTTCTTGTCCATTTGGAGCATATTCCGGAAGGCGGCAAACGCCTGGTAGTCATCCTTGGAGGAACCATTGGCAACCTTCCTGCTCCTGCCGCTCAAGAGTTCCTTTCCTCAGTGAACTTCGAAATGGCATCCGGAGATTATTTCTTATTGGGAGTCCAGCTCATCACGGAACGAAGTCGCCTCGAAGCCGCATATAATGACAAACAGGGCATTACAGCAAAATTTAACAAAAATATTATTCGTGTTCTTGGTCATCATTTCGGATCTCAGGCTGATCTGGATTCGTTCGACCATATCGCCAGATACAACAATGATGAACATCGCATTGAAATGTGGCTCCGGTCACGAGAAGATCAAATTCTGGACATTCAGGACTTAGGATTACAAGTCCATCTCAAACAAGGGGAGGAAATCCGCACCGAAATCAGCACGAAATATGATCGCCCTTTGGCGGAAGCACTTCTCGCGGCTTCGGGTTTTGCCTTGGTCAAATGGTACTCGGACCCTGACAGCCTGATTGGCCTCGCACTCGCCAAAAAACCCTAA
- a CDS encoding aminotransferase class V-fold PLP-dependent enzyme — protein sequence MIYLNPAGLAPFHPDVQQVISRTLDTFSHLLYAEAGIQYYRDTLQECRRTIADWLRLNDEQRLAFMPNTTTACSLVLSRINWKPGNVLLTTTHENATILNEIDKLSDRGVRVIRLDPDVPSGFLPSLERILNEQHIQAIVISHVSHFDGRIFPLTAIQELAESHHTRLIVDGAQAVGHIPVSFQEIYPYAYFFPGHKWCTGPMGTGALIVGNDGHQETQPYWAGYELGTQNIGLIAGFAKACHLKAQQDPHNHILEQVREEWKVCLGHYPGIRIIEWEGAHAPGILSFACLDEHTEQAMHTLSSSHSIAWKTLTHPSYPSNLSIRISWTTDTSNIDIRSTLALFSSRSKE from the coding sequence ATGATTTATCTCAATCCGGCTGGACTCGCTCCATTCCATCCTGACGTACAGCAGGTAATTTCCCGGACACTCGACACGTTCAGTCACTTGTTATATGCGGAAGCCGGCATTCAGTATTACCGGGACACGCTTCAGGAATGCCGACGGACCATTGCGGATTGGTTGAGGTTGAACGATGAACAACGGCTCGCCTTCATGCCCAATACCACAACTGCGTGCAGCCTGGTCCTTTCTCGGATCAATTGGAAACCTGGAAATGTCCTTCTGACCACCACTCATGAAAATGCCACGATTCTCAATGAAATTGACAAACTCAGTGACCGTGGAGTCCGCGTTATTAGACTCGATCCGGATGTCCCCTCCGGCTTCCTTCCCTCGCTTGAACGCATTCTAAATGAACAACACATTCAGGCCATCGTCATCAGTCACGTCTCTCATTTTGATGGGCGCATCTTTCCCCTCACCGCAATCCAGGAGCTGGCGGAGTCACACCATACGCGACTCATCGTAGACGGGGCGCAAGCCGTCGGACATATTCCGGTTTCTTTTCAGGAAATTTATCCCTATGCGTATTTTTTCCCTGGCCATAAATGGTGCACAGGCCCGATGGGAACCGGTGCGCTGATTGTCGGGAATGACGGTCACCAGGAGACGCAACCCTATTGGGCCGGATACGAATTGGGCACACAGAATATTGGCTTGATCGCCGGATTTGCCAAAGCCTGCCATCTCAAGGCTCAACAAGATCCACACAACCACATCCTTGAACAGGTGCGAGAAGAATGGAAAGTCTGCCTCGGACACTATCCTGGGATTCGGATTATCGAATGGGAGGGGGCGCATGCTCCCGGTATCTTATCGTTTGCCTGCCTTGACGAACACACGGAACAGGCTATGCACACCCTTTCCTCCTCTCATTCCATTGCCTGGAAAACCCTCACCCACCCCTCCTATCCCTCAAACCTTTCGATCCGTATTTCCTGGACTACCGACACATCAAATATCGACATCCGTTCGACTCTTGCATTGTTTTCCTCACGCTCAAAGGAATGA
- a CDS encoding glucan biosynthesis protein G produces the protein MRILLAGMVAMFLMFPLHVAAGFTFDQVVQKAKNLADKPYEAPPLVPKIMREISYEAYKGIRFNPDHSLWKESQSNFQVMFLTPGLHYTHPVTINVVDAEGPRPLVFKKSDFVFADPEIEKRVPADVGFAGFKLTFPLKNKNEQNQFLVFAGASYFRGVGKENVFGLAGRGLAIDTGLPSGEVFPSFTEFWLVRPSPDAKEMVVYGLLDSISLTGAYQITIVPGSQTKMKVRTKLFPRKPIQLLGVAPLTSMFFYGENTPRPAGEWRREVHDSDGLQIHDGLTREWLWRPLMNPANLEMDFFSTDNVQGFGLLQREEKFSGYEDLGAHYEQRPSAWVEPQGDWGQGKVVLVQLPTPNETHDNIVAFWTPVAPVTRETPLEMAYDVSFGKATLSQNPLGAVVNTFIGDGNRIGGGNVPQAYRIIIDFAGGPLSKMPPDAPISGQVTVLDNSDILEHFVEYHEQIQGWRLSILAKPQDKKPLHLRAFLKTDSATLTETWTYRLPMNNNILAPEKE, from the coding sequence ATGAGAATCTTGTTAGCTGGAATGGTCGCGATGTTCTTGATGTTCCCCCTGCATGTAGCAGCGGGCTTCACATTCGATCAGGTGGTTCAGAAAGCGAAAAATTTAGCGGATAAACCCTATGAGGCCCCTCCACTTGTCCCAAAAATTATGCGGGAAATTTCCTATGAGGCATATAAAGGGATCAGGTTTAACCCTGACCACAGTCTGTGGAAAGAGAGCCAATCAAATTTTCAAGTCATGTTTCTTACTCCGGGATTGCATTATACCCACCCGGTGACCATCAACGTCGTCGACGCCGAAGGTCCACGCCCGCTGGTTTTCAAGAAAAGCGACTTTGTGTTTGCCGACCCCGAAATCGAAAAACGGGTGCCGGCCGATGTAGGATTTGCCGGATTCAAGCTGACCTTTCCCTTGAAAAACAAAAATGAGCAAAATCAGTTTTTGGTTTTCGCGGGGGCGAGTTATTTTCGGGGGGTCGGAAAGGAAAACGTGTTCGGGTTAGCAGGACGAGGCCTGGCCATTGATACGGGACTCCCCAGCGGGGAAGTCTTTCCTTCATTCACGGAATTCTGGTTGGTACGCCCGTCTCCAGATGCCAAAGAAATGGTGGTCTATGGGTTACTGGACAGCATCAGTCTCACCGGAGCGTATCAAATTACCATTGTCCCCGGCAGCCAGACGAAGATGAAGGTACGCACCAAACTCTTCCCCAGAAAACCTATTCAGTTATTGGGTGTTGCCCCGCTGACCAGCATGTTTTTCTATGGAGAGAATACCCCACGACCAGCTGGAGAATGGCGCCGGGAAGTCCATGATTCTGACGGATTGCAGATTCATGACGGCCTCACCCGTGAGTGGTTGTGGCGTCCCTTGATGAATCCTGCCAACCTTGAAATGGATTTTTTCAGCACGGACAACGTACAAGGATTCGGTTTACTGCAACGTGAGGAAAAATTTTCTGGCTACGAAGATTTAGGGGCGCATTATGAACAACGTCCAAGCGCCTGGGTCGAACCACAGGGTGACTGGGGGCAAGGAAAAGTGGTGCTCGTCCAACTGCCAACCCCCAATGAAACGCATGACAACATCGTCGCATTTTGGACACCTGTAGCGCCCGTGACCCGCGAGACCCCTTTAGAAATGGCGTATGATGTGAGTTTTGGGAAGGCCACTCTCTCACAAAATCCGTTGGGAGCCGTGGTCAATACCTTTATCGGGGACGGTAATCGGATCGGGGGAGGAAATGTTCCGCAGGCGTATCGTATCATTATCGATTTTGCGGGTGGCCCACTGAGTAAAATGCCGCCCGATGCTCCCATCAGCGGCCAGGTCACGGTATTGGACAATAGCGACATCCTGGAGCATTTTGTGGAATATCATGAACAGATACAAGGATGGCGACTGTCCATCCTGGCCAAACCTCAAGATAAAAAGCCGCTTCATTTGCGGGCATTTCTCAAAACTGATTCGGCAACCTTAACGGAAACCTGGACGTACCGCCTACCAATGAATAACAACATTCTGGCACCAGAAAAAGAATGA